From a region of the Candidatus Brocadia sp. genome:
- a CDS encoding UvrB/UvrC motif-containing protein has protein sequence MKKERHLCEDCAQGINKQIAKIPSPTEILTSLINQVAPEINEMSKIICPVCGLSYLEFRSHGRLGCPMDYTIFRKGLIPLLEKMHGSTQHVGKVPSRAGKELIKKNELMQLRSELNKAVEKEDYEKAAELRDRIYELSGDTNED, from the coding sequence ATGAAAAAGGAACGGCATCTCTGCGAAGACTGTGCGCAGGGTATTAACAAACAGATTGCCAAAATACCTTCTCCCACCGAAATACTGACAAGCCTCATCAATCAGGTTGCCCCGGAAATTAATGAGATGTCCAAGATCATTTGTCCGGTATGCGGACTGTCCTATCTGGAGTTTCGTTCTCATGGCCGGCTGGGTTGCCCCATGGATTACACGATTTTCAGAAAAGGGTTGATCCCGCTGCTTGAAAAGATGCACGGAAGCACTCAGCACGTGGGGAAAGTGCCGTCACGGGCCGGAAAAGAACTGATTAAAAAGAATGAGCTCATGCAATTGCGGAGCGAACTGAATAAGGCGGTGGAAAAAGAGGACTACGAAAAGGCTGCAGAGCTACGGGATAGGATTTACGAACTTTCAGGCGACACCAATGAAGATTAG